Proteins co-encoded in one Anguilla anguilla isolate fAngAng1 chromosome 16, fAngAng1.pri, whole genome shotgun sequence genomic window:
- the sema7a gene encoding semaphorin-7A isoform X2 has product MKFQLILFFTCNLRLTLSVLDYKPRLFVRQDSDNSLWYNQSQRNTVFFHPEDSNELYVGGTNFVYRINIENGSLVENIPLTVTGDQNCKEISCENVITVIQQFQDRLFVCGTNGNKPLCWKLVGNPSTQVIETYEGTGISPHIYTQNSLSLTVEGDLYTAVPLNSDGSLLQFRRKKGRRPTVWMHPGWVMEPTFISTSWVRRKEDKDQEKIYLFFREKNSDSSPDADPWISRVARVCKVDEGGPKRFFQNIWTSFLKARLVCGIPSESLYFNRLQDIYVQHADDWKDSRVYALFSSSWNSTAVCIYSMAEIDHIFESSSFKGFQGEIPEPRPGTCVPDSKTQPVSTIKALRDHPEMSDWIHPIHHQAPFYISANNYTKLAVDLVSAANGVAHSVLLLATAQGMIHKILEDDSKPFIISETLLSNHTTSVLSMNLNSKRRKLFIGFPEQISWLDLQRCQDYNGSCEECVLARDPYCAWNELGCTPVSHVDRYFSSSGGIQNILGGETSVCPKNNPACTLLPETKRPKRDALSRTQDPPGVTYSIPLGVPFYLSCPIHSHHAFYTWEYGGRSSRCQQSGTDCLHLISAMSQDSYGRYYCVSSERDYTMVVSSYQLNPSRVEKSGGVWASAQRPTVAVLVVALLATSCY; this is encoded by the exons atgaaatttcaattgattttgttttttacttgcAATTTGCGGTTAACATTATCCGTACTGGACTATAAACCAAGACTCTTCGTTCGTCAAG aCAGTGATAATAGTCTGTGGTATAACCAGAGCCAGAGGAACACTGTGTTTTTTCACCCAGAAGACTCCAATGAACTATATGTCGGAGGAACAAACTTTGTGTACAGGATTAATATAGAAAATGGCAGCCTTGTAGAG AACATTCCGTTGACAGTCACTGGGGACCAAAACTGCAAAGAG ATTTCCTGTGAAAACGTCATTACCGTCATTCAACAGTTCCAGGACAGGTTGTTTGTATGTGGTACAAATGGAAACAAGCCGCTGTGTTGGAAGCTG GTCGGAAATCCATCGACTCAGGTTATTGAAACTTATGAAGGCACAGGGATTTCACCTCACATCTACACACAGAACTCCCTATCTCTCACTGTAG AGGGGGACCTTTACACTGCAGTGCCTCTGAACAGCGATGGGAGCTTGCTGCAGTTCCGCAGGAAGAAAGGCCGAAGACCCACTGTCTGGATGCACCCCGGATGGGTGATGG AACCCACCTTCATCTCCACTAGCTGGGTCAGACGTAAGGAGGACAAAGACCAGGAGAAGATCTATTTGTTCTTCAGGGAGAAGAACTCAGACAGCAGTCCAGATGCAGACCCCTGGATATCAAGAGTTGCCCGTGTGTGCAAG GTGGATGAGGGCGGTCCGAAGAGATTCTTCCAGAACATATGGACATCGTTCCTGAAGGCGAGGCTGGTGTGTGGGATCCCCAGCGAGTCACTGTACTTCAACCGCCTGCAGGACATCTACGTCCAGCACGCCGACGACTGGAAGGACAGCCGGGTTTATGCCCTCTTCAGCAGCAGCTG GAACTCTACTGCTGTTTGCATCTACTCCATGGCAGAGATCGATCATATCTTTGAGAGCTCCTCCTTCAAAGGCTTTCAAGGAGAAATCCCAGAACCAAGGCCAGGAACA TGTGTCCCGGACAGTAAGACCCAGCCTGTGAGCACCATCAAAGCCCTAAGGGATCACCCTGAAATGAGCGACTGGATCCATCCCATCCACCACCAGGCCCCATTCTACATCAGCGCCAATAACTACACCAAACTCGCCGTGGATCTTGTCTCAGCCGCCAACGGCGTTGCACACAGTGTGCTCCTCCTTGCTACTG CCCAAGGAATGATCCACAAGATCTTGGAGGACGACTCTAAACCCTTTATTATCTCTGAGACACTTCTCTCGAATCACACCACATCTGTTCTGTCCATGAACCTGAATTCTAAAAGG AGGAAGCTCTTTATTGGCTTTCCAGAGCAGATTTCTTGGTTGGATCTGCAGAGATGCCAGGATTATAATGGATCTTGTGAAGAATGTGTTCTTGCGCGCGATCCATACTGTGCCTGGAACGAGTTGGGGTGCACACCTGTCAGCCA TGTTGACAGGTATTTTTCTTCCAGTGGAGGAATTCAGAATATTCTTGGAGGCGAAACGAGTGTTTGTCCCAAAAATAATCCAG CATGTACTCTCCTTCCGGAAACAAAGAGACCAAAGAGGGATGCCCTGTCACGAACACAAGACCCTCCCGGAGTTACCTATTCCATCCCCCTGGGCGTGCCCTTTTACCTGTCCTGCCCCATACACTCCCACCACGCCTTCTACACCTGGGAGTACGGGGGCCGCAGCAGCAGGTGCCAGCAGTCGGGGACTGACTGCCTCCACCTCATCTCCGCCATGAGCCAGGACAGCTACGGGAGGTACTACTGTGTGTCCAGCGAGCGGGACTACACCATGGTGGTGAGCTCATACCAGCTCAATCCCAGCAGAGTGGAAAAGAGCGGAGGAGTCTGGGCCTCGGCACAGAGGCCCACCGTGGCTGTTCTTGTGGTGGCTCTGTTAGCAACGTCCTGCTATTAG
- the sema7a gene encoding semaphorin-7A isoform X3: MKFQLILFFTCNLRLTLSVLDYKPRLFVRQDSDNSLWYNQSQRNTVFFHPEDSNELYVGGTNFVYRINIENGSLVENIPLTVTGDQNCKEISCENVITVIQQFQDRLFVCGTNGNKPLCWKLHPQVGNPSTQVIETYEGTGISPHIYTQNSLSLTVEGDLYTAVPLNSDGSLLQFRRKKGRRPTVWMHPGWVMEPTFISTSWVRRKEDKDQEKIYLFFREKNSDSSPDADPWISRVARVCKVDEGGPKRFFQNIWTSFLKARLVCGIPSESLYFNRLQDIYVQHADDWKDSRVYALFSSSWNSTAVCIYSMAEIDHIFESSSFKGFQGEIPEPRPGTCVPDSKTQPVSTIKALRDHPEMSDWIHPIHHQAPFYISANNYTKLAVDLVSAANGVAHSVLLLATAQGMIHKILEDDSKPFIISETLLSNHTTSVLSMNLNSKRRKLFIGFPEQISWLDLQRCQDYNGSCEECVLARDPYCAWNELGCTPVSHGGIQNILGGETSVCPKNNPACTLLPETKRPKRDALSRTQDPPGVTYSIPLGVPFYLSCPIHSHHAFYTWEYGGRSSRCQQSGTDCLHLISAMSQDSYGRYYCVSSERDYTMVVSSYQLNPSRVEKSGGVWASAQRPTVAVLVVALLATSCY; this comes from the exons atgaaatttcaattgattttgttttttacttgcAATTTGCGGTTAACATTATCCGTACTGGACTATAAACCAAGACTCTTCGTTCGTCAAG aCAGTGATAATAGTCTGTGGTATAACCAGAGCCAGAGGAACACTGTGTTTTTTCACCCAGAAGACTCCAATGAACTATATGTCGGAGGAACAAACTTTGTGTACAGGATTAATATAGAAAATGGCAGCCTTGTAGAG AACATTCCGTTGACAGTCACTGGGGACCAAAACTGCAAAGAG ATTTCCTGTGAAAACGTCATTACCGTCATTCAACAGTTCCAGGACAGGTTGTTTGTATGTGGTACAAATGGAAACAAGCCGCTGTGTTGGAAGCTG CATCCCCAGGTCGGAAATCCATCGACTCAGGTTATTGAAACTTATGAAGGCACAGGGATTTCACCTCACATCTACACACAGAACTCCCTATCTCTCACTGTAG AGGGGGACCTTTACACTGCAGTGCCTCTGAACAGCGATGGGAGCTTGCTGCAGTTCCGCAGGAAGAAAGGCCGAAGACCCACTGTCTGGATGCACCCCGGATGGGTGATGG AACCCACCTTCATCTCCACTAGCTGGGTCAGACGTAAGGAGGACAAAGACCAGGAGAAGATCTATTTGTTCTTCAGGGAGAAGAACTCAGACAGCAGTCCAGATGCAGACCCCTGGATATCAAGAGTTGCCCGTGTGTGCAAG GTGGATGAGGGCGGTCCGAAGAGATTCTTCCAGAACATATGGACATCGTTCCTGAAGGCGAGGCTGGTGTGTGGGATCCCCAGCGAGTCACTGTACTTCAACCGCCTGCAGGACATCTACGTCCAGCACGCCGACGACTGGAAGGACAGCCGGGTTTATGCCCTCTTCAGCAGCAGCTG GAACTCTACTGCTGTTTGCATCTACTCCATGGCAGAGATCGATCATATCTTTGAGAGCTCCTCCTTCAAAGGCTTTCAAGGAGAAATCCCAGAACCAAGGCCAGGAACA TGTGTCCCGGACAGTAAGACCCAGCCTGTGAGCACCATCAAAGCCCTAAGGGATCACCCTGAAATGAGCGACTGGATCCATCCCATCCACCACCAGGCCCCATTCTACATCAGCGCCAATAACTACACCAAACTCGCCGTGGATCTTGTCTCAGCCGCCAACGGCGTTGCACACAGTGTGCTCCTCCTTGCTACTG CCCAAGGAATGATCCACAAGATCTTGGAGGACGACTCTAAACCCTTTATTATCTCTGAGACACTTCTCTCGAATCACACCACATCTGTTCTGTCCATGAACCTGAATTCTAAAAGG AGGAAGCTCTTTATTGGCTTTCCAGAGCAGATTTCTTGGTTGGATCTGCAGAGATGCCAGGATTATAATGGATCTTGTGAAGAATGTGTTCTTGCGCGCGATCCATACTGTGCCTGGAACGAGTTGGGGTGCACACCTGTCAGCCA TGGAGGAATTCAGAATATTCTTGGAGGCGAAACGAGTGTTTGTCCCAAAAATAATCCAG CATGTACTCTCCTTCCGGAAACAAAGAGACCAAAGAGGGATGCCCTGTCACGAACACAAGACCCTCCCGGAGTTACCTATTCCATCCCCCTGGGCGTGCCCTTTTACCTGTCCTGCCCCATACACTCCCACCACGCCTTCTACACCTGGGAGTACGGGGGCCGCAGCAGCAGGTGCCAGCAGTCGGGGACTGACTGCCTCCACCTCATCTCCGCCATGAGCCAGGACAGCTACGGGAGGTACTACTGTGTGTCCAGCGAGCGGGACTACACCATGGTGGTGAGCTCATACCAGCTCAATCCCAGCAGAGTGGAAAAGAGCGGAGGAGTCTGGGCCTCGGCACAGAGGCCCACCGTGGCTGTTCTTGTGGTGGCTCTGTTAGCAACGTCCTGCTATTAG
- the sema7a gene encoding semaphorin-7A isoform X1 — protein sequence MKFQLILFFTCNLRLTLSVLDYKPRLFVRQDSDNSLWYNQSQRNTVFFHPEDSNELYVGGTNFVYRINIENGSLVENIPLTVTGDQNCKEISCENVITVIQQFQDRLFVCGTNGNKPLCWKLHPQVGNPSTQVIETYEGTGISPHIYTQNSLSLTVEGDLYTAVPLNSDGSLLQFRRKKGRRPTVWMHPGWVMEPTFISTSWVRRKEDKDQEKIYLFFREKNSDSSPDADPWISRVARVCKVDEGGPKRFFQNIWTSFLKARLVCGIPSESLYFNRLQDIYVQHADDWKDSRVYALFSSSWNSTAVCIYSMAEIDHIFESSSFKGFQGEIPEPRPGTCVPDSKTQPVSTIKALRDHPEMSDWIHPIHHQAPFYISANNYTKLAVDLVSAANGVAHSVLLLATAQGMIHKILEDDSKPFIISETLLSNHTTSVLSMNLNSKRRKLFIGFPEQISWLDLQRCQDYNGSCEECVLARDPYCAWNELGCTPVSHVDRYFSSSGGIQNILGGETSVCPKNNPACTLLPETKRPKRDALSRTQDPPGVTYSIPLGVPFYLSCPIHSHHAFYTWEYGGRSSRCQQSGTDCLHLISAMSQDSYGRYYCVSSERDYTMVVSSYQLNPSRVEKSGGVWASAQRPTVAVLVVALLATSCY from the exons atgaaatttcaattgattttgttttttacttgcAATTTGCGGTTAACATTATCCGTACTGGACTATAAACCAAGACTCTTCGTTCGTCAAG aCAGTGATAATAGTCTGTGGTATAACCAGAGCCAGAGGAACACTGTGTTTTTTCACCCAGAAGACTCCAATGAACTATATGTCGGAGGAACAAACTTTGTGTACAGGATTAATATAGAAAATGGCAGCCTTGTAGAG AACATTCCGTTGACAGTCACTGGGGACCAAAACTGCAAAGAG ATTTCCTGTGAAAACGTCATTACCGTCATTCAACAGTTCCAGGACAGGTTGTTTGTATGTGGTACAAATGGAAACAAGCCGCTGTGTTGGAAGCTG CATCCCCAGGTCGGAAATCCATCGACTCAGGTTATTGAAACTTATGAAGGCACAGGGATTTCACCTCACATCTACACACAGAACTCCCTATCTCTCACTGTAG AGGGGGACCTTTACACTGCAGTGCCTCTGAACAGCGATGGGAGCTTGCTGCAGTTCCGCAGGAAGAAAGGCCGAAGACCCACTGTCTGGATGCACCCCGGATGGGTGATGG AACCCACCTTCATCTCCACTAGCTGGGTCAGACGTAAGGAGGACAAAGACCAGGAGAAGATCTATTTGTTCTTCAGGGAGAAGAACTCAGACAGCAGTCCAGATGCAGACCCCTGGATATCAAGAGTTGCCCGTGTGTGCAAG GTGGATGAGGGCGGTCCGAAGAGATTCTTCCAGAACATATGGACATCGTTCCTGAAGGCGAGGCTGGTGTGTGGGATCCCCAGCGAGTCACTGTACTTCAACCGCCTGCAGGACATCTACGTCCAGCACGCCGACGACTGGAAGGACAGCCGGGTTTATGCCCTCTTCAGCAGCAGCTG GAACTCTACTGCTGTTTGCATCTACTCCATGGCAGAGATCGATCATATCTTTGAGAGCTCCTCCTTCAAAGGCTTTCAAGGAGAAATCCCAGAACCAAGGCCAGGAACA TGTGTCCCGGACAGTAAGACCCAGCCTGTGAGCACCATCAAAGCCCTAAGGGATCACCCTGAAATGAGCGACTGGATCCATCCCATCCACCACCAGGCCCCATTCTACATCAGCGCCAATAACTACACCAAACTCGCCGTGGATCTTGTCTCAGCCGCCAACGGCGTTGCACACAGTGTGCTCCTCCTTGCTACTG CCCAAGGAATGATCCACAAGATCTTGGAGGACGACTCTAAACCCTTTATTATCTCTGAGACACTTCTCTCGAATCACACCACATCTGTTCTGTCCATGAACCTGAATTCTAAAAGG AGGAAGCTCTTTATTGGCTTTCCAGAGCAGATTTCTTGGTTGGATCTGCAGAGATGCCAGGATTATAATGGATCTTGTGAAGAATGTGTTCTTGCGCGCGATCCATACTGTGCCTGGAACGAGTTGGGGTGCACACCTGTCAGCCA TGTTGACAGGTATTTTTCTTCCAGTGGAGGAATTCAGAATATTCTTGGAGGCGAAACGAGTGTTTGTCCCAAAAATAATCCAG CATGTACTCTCCTTCCGGAAACAAAGAGACCAAAGAGGGATGCCCTGTCACGAACACAAGACCCTCCCGGAGTTACCTATTCCATCCCCCTGGGCGTGCCCTTTTACCTGTCCTGCCCCATACACTCCCACCACGCCTTCTACACCTGGGAGTACGGGGGCCGCAGCAGCAGGTGCCAGCAGTCGGGGACTGACTGCCTCCACCTCATCTCCGCCATGAGCCAGGACAGCTACGGGAGGTACTACTGTGTGTCCAGCGAGCGGGACTACACCATGGTGGTGAGCTCATACCAGCTCAATCCCAGCAGAGTGGAAAAGAGCGGAGGAGTCTGGGCCTCGGCACAGAGGCCCACCGTGGCTGTTCTTGTGGTGGCTCTGTTAGCAACGTCCTGCTATTAG
- the commd4 gene encoding COMM domain-containing protein 4, with translation MRFRFCGDLDCPDWVLAEISTLAKISSVKMKLLCVQVLKDLLGEGIDYCKVAKITADAKFESGDIKASVAVLSFILSSAAKHDLDSESLSSELQQLGLPKEHTTGLCKSYEDKHTALQEKLRESSLRLGRLESVSWRVDYTLSSSELKEVNEPTVQLRLQAQGAESGSTETTVVSITADKFRVLLTELKQAQAMMNALQ, from the exons ATG CGATTCCGGTTTTGTGGAGACCTTGATTGTCCTGACTGGGTCCTCGCTGAAATTAGCACTTTGGCTAAAATa TCGAGTGTGAAGATGAAGCTCCTTTGTGTGCAAGTATTGAAGGATCTGCTTGGGGAAGGCATTGAt tatTGTAAAGTGGCAAAGATAACTGCAGACGCAAAGTTCG AGAGCGGCGATATAAAAGCCAGTGTGGCCGTACTGAGCTTTATCTTGTCCAGCGCGGCTAAGCATGACCTGGACAGCGAGTCCCTTTCCAGTGAGCTCCAGCAGTTGGGCCTGCCCAAAG AGCACACCACAGGACTGTGTAAGTCATACGAGGACAagcacacagccctgcaggAGAAACTGAGGGAAAGCAGTCTTCGCT TAGGCCGCCTGGAGAGCGTGTCTTGGCGGGTGGACTACACCCTGAGCTCAAGTGAGCTGAAGGAAGTGAACGAACCCACCGTACAGCTGAGACTCCAGGCACAAGGCGCGGAATCGGGCTCCACAGAGACCACCGTCGTATCCATCACTGCGGACAAGTTCCGGGTCCTGCTGACCG aACTCAAGCAAGCGCAAGCCATGATGAATGCACTACAATGA
- the ovca2 gene encoding esterase OVCA2, with translation MSAFTVAAPLRVLCVHGYRQNSDSFRDKTGALRKLLKKHVEWVYINAPHSVSQRMDVLQGQEQKEVAKDEEDPRGWWFSDVQARSFDAGQVCEASLGLEESLEAVKKAVRELGPFDGILGFSQGAALVAMVCALQEQVSTDFKFQFAILVAGFQSVCAQHERFYTGTALTIPSLHVFGQKDGVIPDRLSRELLSRFENPQVLTHPGGHFVPAASAHRQTYQEFLRRFQC, from the exons ATGTCTGCCTTCACAGTCGCTGCACCACTTCGAGTTCTCTGTGTCCATGGCTATCGACAAAACAGCGACTCTTTCCGTGACAAGACTGGGGCTCTTAGGAAGCTTCTGAAGAAACACGTTGAGTGGGTGTACATTAACGCGCCTCACAGCGTTTCGCAAAGAATGGACG TTTTGCAGGGACAGGAACAAAAAGAGGTGGCCAAAGATGAAGAAGACCCCAGGGGTTGGTGGTTCTCAGATGTCCAGGCTCGGAGCTTTGATGCTGGGCAAGTGTGTGAGGCCAGTCTTGGGCTGGAGGAGAGCTTGGAGGCTGTGAAGAAGGCCGTTCGGGAGTTGGGTCCCTTTGATGGGATTCTGGGCTTCAGTCAGGGAGCTGCACTGGTGGCCATGGTGTGTGCATTACAAGAACAAGTTTCCACTgatttcaaatttcagtttGCCATTTTAGTGGCTGGCTTCCAAAGTGTGTGTGCTCAGCATGAAAGGTTTTACACTGGCACAGCCCTCACCATCCCCTCGCTGCATGTATTTGGACAGAAAGACGGTGTGATCCCTGACAGGCTCAGTAGAGAACTCCTCTCTAGATTTGAGAACCCTCAGGTCCTGACTCACcctggtggccattttgtacCGGCAGCCTCTGCACATAGACAGACATACCAGGAATTCCTCAGGAGATTCCAGTGCTAG
- the neil1 gene encoding endonuclease 8-like 1 isoform X1, whose amino-acid sequence MPEGPELHLASLFVNRVCKGVVFTGDVEKSEVSKCPEVPFACEAYHISAKSRGKEVMLTLTPIKCEGAAGRAKAGLVQPMNVVFRFGMSGYFRFTPAEELPKHAHLRFYTNEKPRRALSFVDTRRFGSWQPNGTWQPDRGPCTMSEYQSFRDNVLSHLSDRAFDKPICETLLNQKYFNGIGNYLRAEILHRLDIPPFVNARSVLERLQSKELSELDNKSASEKREVKSEGPDLLSLCHTVPLEVVQLGGKVYNPEKADYSYFKGWVQCYSVDGMKSVRDHNGRTIWFKGDPGPLAPKDSKSPKGKKRIKKEGGDYTENKKLPKKKQARVTKKDVKQEKRVKKEKETQDETRPKRGRQRKQEVVQTQTGTRTLRRRVTRRSARDS is encoded by the exons ATGCCTGAGGGCCCAGAGCTGCACCTGGCCAGTCTGTTTGTGAACCGTGTGTGCAAAGGGGTTGTGTTCACAGGGGATGTGGAGAAGTCTGAGGTAAGTAAATGTCCTGAGGTTCCCTTTGCCTGTGAAGCCTACCACATCAGTGCCAAGTCCCGTGGGAAGGAGGtgatgctcacactcacacccatcAAGTGCGAAGGTGCTGCGGGCAGGGCCAAGGCTGGTTTGGTCCAACCCATGAACGTGGTCTTCCGCTTTGGGATGTCTGGGTACTTTCGTTTCACACCCGCAGAGGAGCTCCCCAAACACGCCCACCTGCGGTTCTACACCAATGAGAAGCCACGCAGGGCCTTGAGCTTTGTGGATACCCGCAGGTTTGGCAGCTGGCAGCCTAATGGGACCTGGCAACCAGACAGGGGTCCCTGCACCATGTCTGAGTACCAGAGCTTTAG GGATAACGTTCTGTCACATCTGTCAGACCGGGCTTTTGATAAGCCCATCTGTGAAACTTTGCTCAACCAGAAGTACTTCAATGGGATTGGGAACTACCTACGAGCAGAGATCCTGCATAG GTTAGATATTCCACCCTTTGTAAATGCAAGAAGTGTGCTTGAAAGGCTTCAGTCAAAGGAGTTATCTGAACTGGACAATAAGTCAGCTAGTGAGAAGAGAGAG GTGAAGTCTGAAGGACCAGATCTACTCAGCTTGTGTCACACTGTGCCCCTGGAAGTCGTTCAGCTGG GAGGTAAAGTCTACAACCCTGAGAAAGCAGATTACTCCTACTTTAAGGGCTGGGTGCAGTGTTATTCCGTGGATGGAATGAAGTCAGTTAGAGACCACAATGGCAGAACTATATGGTTCAAG GGAGACCCTGGCCCCTTGGCCCCAAAAG ATTCCAAATCTcccaaaggaaagaaaagaattaAGAAAGAGGGAGGTGACTACACTGAGAATAAAAAG TtgccaaaaaagaaacaggccCGAGTGACCAAAAAGGATGTAAAACAGGAGAAGAGGGTGAAGAAGGAAAAGGAAACCCAGGATGAAACGCGGCcaaaaagagggagacagaggaagcaggaagtggtcCAAACGCAGACAG gTACACGGACACTGAGAAGGCGAGTTACCAGGAGAAGTGCCAGAGACAGCTAA
- the neil1 gene encoding endonuclease 8-like 1 isoform X2, translating to MPEGPELHLASLFVNRVCKGVVFTGDVEKSECEGAAGRAKAGLVQPMNVVFRFGMSGYFRFTPAEELPKHAHLRFYTNEKPRRALSFVDTRRFGSWQPNGTWQPDRGPCTMSEYQSFRDNVLSHLSDRAFDKPICETLLNQKYFNGIGNYLRAEILHRLDIPPFVNARSVLERLQSKELSELDNKSASEKREVKSEGPDLLSLCHTVPLEVVQLGGKVYNPEKADYSYFKGWVQCYSVDGMKSVRDHNGRTIWFKGDPGPLAPKDSKSPKGKKRIKKEGGDYTENKKLPKKKQARVTKKDVKQEKRVKKEKETQDETRPKRGRQRKQEVVQTQTGTRTLRRRVTRRSARDS from the exons ATGCCTGAGGGCCCAGAGCTGCACCTGGCCAGTCTGTTTGTGAACCGTGTGTGCAAAGGGGTTGTGTTCACAGGGGATGTGGAGAAGTCTGAG TGCGAAGGTGCTGCGGGCAGGGCCAAGGCTGGTTTGGTCCAACCCATGAACGTGGTCTTCCGCTTTGGGATGTCTGGGTACTTTCGTTTCACACCCGCAGAGGAGCTCCCCAAACACGCCCACCTGCGGTTCTACACCAATGAGAAGCCACGCAGGGCCTTGAGCTTTGTGGATACCCGCAGGTTTGGCAGCTGGCAGCCTAATGGGACCTGGCAACCAGACAGGGGTCCCTGCACCATGTCTGAGTACCAGAGCTTTAG GGATAACGTTCTGTCACATCTGTCAGACCGGGCTTTTGATAAGCCCATCTGTGAAACTTTGCTCAACCAGAAGTACTTCAATGGGATTGGGAACTACCTACGAGCAGAGATCCTGCATAG GTTAGATATTCCACCCTTTGTAAATGCAAGAAGTGTGCTTGAAAGGCTTCAGTCAAAGGAGTTATCTGAACTGGACAATAAGTCAGCTAGTGAGAAGAGAGAG GTGAAGTCTGAAGGACCAGATCTACTCAGCTTGTGTCACACTGTGCCCCTGGAAGTCGTTCAGCTGG GAGGTAAAGTCTACAACCCTGAGAAAGCAGATTACTCCTACTTTAAGGGCTGGGTGCAGTGTTATTCCGTGGATGGAATGAAGTCAGTTAGAGACCACAATGGCAGAACTATATGGTTCAAG GGAGACCCTGGCCCCTTGGCCCCAAAAG ATTCCAAATCTcccaaaggaaagaaaagaattaAGAAAGAGGGAGGTGACTACACTGAGAATAAAAAG TtgccaaaaaagaaacaggccCGAGTGACCAAAAAGGATGTAAAACAGGAGAAGAGGGTGAAGAAGGAAAAGGAAACCCAGGATGAAACGCGGCcaaaaagagggagacagaggaagcaggaagtggtcCAAACGCAGACAG gTACACGGACACTGAGAAGGCGAGTTACCAGGAGAAGTGCCAGAGACAGCTAA